One Bdellovibrio bacteriovorus str. Tiberius DNA segment encodes these proteins:
- a CDS encoding S8 family peptidase: MFSRKMIVAAGCSGLVFFGGLGLYLYSSEEHSPSRSQSSKKDSTRALEKSFITSQTDKVIDEPSALFNDPAISQAWGLKKSDAARAWSVTKGSRDIVIAVIDTGIDIKHEDLASNLWRNPGETGKDSKGRDKATNGIDDDGNGFVDDVYGWNFVSNNPKLDDNHGHGTHIAGIIGAEAGNGKGITGIAPEVSLMILKYYDPKVPGTDNLKNTVASIRYAVKMGAHIINYSGGGTEFSQEEHDAIAEAEKKGILFVAAAGNERSNSDQHHYYPADYKLSNIISVTAIDPSTQVLASSNYGVETVDIAAPGQNILSCLPGNSYGYMTGTSQATAFVTGAAALVMAHKQSFMAGDVKKYILATGDAQSQLASKTRTSRQLNLYKALTILDQGVGATGVIAVNTANMKSFSGDPNDKNSRAAEDGVDATAKEMSHFGRSLIDAMGTKVRPSKLGTKQENEGF; this comes from the coding sequence ATGTTTTCTCGCAAGATGATTGTTGCAGCTGGCTGTTCCGGTTTGGTGTTTTTTGGTGGACTGGGTCTATACCTGTATTCCTCTGAAGAACATTCCCCTTCCCGTTCTCAAAGCTCCAAAAAAGACAGTACGCGTGCCTTGGAAAAATCCTTCATCACTTCCCAGACTGACAAAGTCATCGATGAACCCAGTGCTCTTTTCAACGACCCCGCAATCAGTCAGGCCTGGGGTTTGAAAAAATCCGATGCGGCCCGCGCGTGGTCCGTCACCAAAGGCAGTCGTGATATCGTGATTGCCGTGATCGACACCGGCATCGACATCAAACACGAAGACTTGGCCAGCAACCTTTGGCGCAACCCTGGCGAAACCGGCAAAGATTCCAAGGGCCGCGACAAAGCCACCAATGGCATCGACGATGACGGCAATGGCTTCGTCGATGACGTCTATGGCTGGAACTTTGTTTCCAACAATCCAAAACTGGATGACAACCACGGACACGGCACGCATATCGCCGGTATTATTGGTGCAGAAGCTGGAAACGGCAAAGGCATCACTGGTATTGCTCCGGAAGTCAGCCTGATGATTCTGAAATACTATGACCCAAAGGTTCCAGGCACAGACAACTTGAAAAACACTGTCGCCTCCATTCGCTATGCGGTGAAAATGGGCGCCCACATCATCAACTATTCCGGTGGTGGTACCGAATTTTCACAGGAAGAACATGATGCCATCGCCGAAGCCGAGAAAAAGGGCATCCTTTTTGTCGCGGCTGCGGGGAATGAAAGATCGAACTCGGATCAGCATCACTACTACCCGGCCGATTATAAACTGAGCAATATTATCTCGGTCACCGCGATTGACCCAAGCACGCAAGTCCTGGCGTCTTCCAACTATGGTGTCGAGACCGTGGATATCGCGGCTCCGGGCCAGAACATTCTGTCCTGTCTACCGGGGAACTCTTACGGTTATATGACCGGGACTTCCCAAGCCACGGCGTTTGTAACCGGTGCCGCCGCCCTGGTGATGGCCCACAAGCAGTCCTTTATGGCGGGCGATGTGAAAAAATACATCCTGGCAACAGGTGATGCCCAGTCTCAGCTGGCTTCCAAAACCCGCACCTCCCGTCAGTTGAATCTGTACAAAGCACTGACCATCTTGGATCAGGGTGTGGGCGCCACAGGTGTGATTGCCGTGAATACGGCGAATATGAAAAGTTTCAGTGGGGACCCTAACGACAAGAATTCCCGCGCGGCGGAAGACGGCGTTGACGCCACCGCCAAAGAGATGAGCCACTTTGGCCGGTCTCTGATCGATGCCATGGGCACCAAAGTTCGCCCAAGCAAACTCGGTACAAAACAAGAGAACGAAGGCTTCTAA
- a CDS encoding GNAT family N-acetyltransferase yields MFSKDLGDGFSVKEVSAAELNACLDQHFASVYSNRHDSGAVPFDDPHAQVKIDERRKSDQRYRLRLAVFFEGSIVGWHYGHATDAETYYMQNSAVLSSFRGKGLYSQLLTCTLDKLREEGFQVITSIHHPNNPSVLIPKLKAGFIVTGMQFHERFRSLIELKYIFSPERRKLFCRSLGLDI; encoded by the coding sequence ATGTTTTCAAAAGACCTTGGGGATGGCTTTTCGGTGAAAGAGGTTTCTGCGGCGGAGCTAAACGCCTGCTTGGATCAGCACTTTGCTTCGGTCTATTCGAACAGGCATGACTCGGGTGCGGTGCCTTTTGATGATCCCCACGCGCAGGTGAAAATAGATGAGCGTCGCAAGTCGGATCAGAGGTACAGACTTCGCTTGGCTGTTTTCTTTGAGGGAAGTATCGTGGGGTGGCATTATGGTCACGCGACTGATGCTGAAACCTATTATATGCAAAATTCAGCGGTGCTGTCATCCTTCCGGGGTAAGGGTCTTTATTCTCAACTCCTGACATGCACGCTTGATAAGCTTCGCGAGGAGGGGTTTCAGGTTATTACAAGCATTCATCACCCCAACAATCCGTCAGTCCTGATTCCGAAATTAAAGGCGGGATTCATCGTAACGGGAATGCAATTTCATGAGCGATTTCGTTCATTGATAGAACTGAAATACATTTTTAGTCCGGAACGCCGAAAGCTGTTTTGTCGGAGCTTGGGATTGGATATCTAA
- a CDS encoding lytic transglycosylase domain-containing protein, whose translation MPRIVLALTFFSVILGCATTSRFDSRIDKRLTPPLPNFMAKWRSAPVSDLEKLEVGSNENNILWWKTYTVSMAKKEKQPQQACAGFTRLSLIPEFPLHDLALLRAYESCERINTLAELPANVAPWYRELYIDIKLKQALASEELQDDLPAYIEKARAESNKKKKEEYYMKALLIAQKLELKEDIQSIQTQLYKNSPRLNPLPAYKDLSAVASDYRFHREFDQALATYKKILASKEATADEQFQALKNIRQTYKVAQRRTEYINATADVVNWSKTQFQKNKKDRRSIARFHDSQVLFAKTLWTEDQTSRAVKVLNETHRLLRGSYPMDEVYFILGRIDEEKGDFKKALEYFEASYQQPVSFAGLRDKIAWLKSWNYYKLSQWPEAKSSLEQMKDLVKDSSDKARARFWLARTLKKLDQAPEAQVELQTLIKEDPLGYYGVLAYRELGWEFPPLKVDVNELQGLSLFSIEELDVQTRMTTEWLIAVNEKPFAEKILNIAVDDLKKRNVTAEKTWLAVSSGYARSGLYLPLFSAIGALEPQVKDRLLNDHPDLLFPQAYGDIIATASKKSGVPQEFIFSIIRQESAFNPEARSPVDAFGLMQLLPSVAKQLAKQNGLPYGEALDLYKPEINVPLGAFELKNLMRKYKDQYILAVSGYNANDSAIRGWLKTRYRDDSVEFIEEVPYEETRSYIKLTMRNYVFYQRLLHQDKGSLFPEELLKLSK comes from the coding sequence ATGCCTCGTATAGTACTAGCCCTGACATTCTTCTCTGTGATTCTTGGTTGCGCGACCACCTCGCGTTTTGATTCCCGTATCGACAAGCGTCTGACTCCGCCATTGCCGAACTTTATGGCTAAATGGAGATCTGCTCCTGTTTCAGACCTGGAAAAACTGGAAGTTGGTTCCAACGAAAACAACATTCTGTGGTGGAAGACCTACACCGTTTCCATGGCCAAAAAAGAAAAACAGCCCCAACAGGCCTGCGCCGGCTTCACGCGCCTTTCTTTGATTCCGGAATTCCCCTTGCATGATCTGGCTTTGCTACGTGCCTACGAGTCCTGTGAACGCATTAACACCCTGGCAGAACTTCCCGCAAACGTGGCGCCGTGGTACCGCGAGCTTTATATCGACATCAAACTGAAACAGGCTTTGGCTTCCGAAGAACTTCAGGATGATCTGCCGGCGTACATTGAAAAAGCCCGCGCGGAAAGCAATAAAAAGAAAAAAGAAGAATACTACATGAAAGCCCTTTTGATCGCGCAAAAGCTCGAATTAAAAGAGGACATTCAAAGCATTCAGACACAATTATATAAAAACTCTCCGCGCCTGAACCCGCTGCCGGCTTACAAGGATCTCAGTGCAGTAGCTTCGGATTATCGTTTCCACCGTGAATTTGATCAGGCTCTTGCGACCTACAAAAAAATTCTAGCGTCCAAAGAAGCCACGGCAGACGAACAGTTTCAGGCTTTGAAAAACATCCGCCAAACCTACAAGGTGGCCCAGCGTCGCACAGAATACATCAACGCGACGGCGGATGTTGTAAACTGGTCCAAAACTCAGTTCCAGAAAAACAAAAAAGACCGCCGTTCGATTGCTCGCTTCCATGATTCTCAAGTGCTGTTTGCAAAAACCCTGTGGACGGAGGATCAAACATCGCGTGCGGTGAAAGTATTGAATGAAACTCACCGCCTGCTTCGTGGGTCCTACCCGATGGATGAGGTTTACTTCATCCTGGGCCGCATCGACGAAGAAAAAGGTGATTTCAAAAAAGCCCTGGAATATTTCGAAGCCAGCTATCAGCAGCCCGTCAGCTTTGCTGGATTACGCGACAAGATTGCGTGGCTGAAATCCTGGAACTACTACAAACTTTCCCAATGGCCTGAGGCCAAAAGCAGTCTTGAGCAAATGAAGGACCTGGTGAAGGATTCTTCCGACAAGGCGCGCGCCCGTTTCTGGCTGGCTCGAACGCTGAAGAAGCTTGATCAAGCCCCGGAAGCCCAAGTCGAACTGCAAACCCTGATCAAAGAAGATCCGCTGGGTTACTATGGTGTCTTGGCTTACCGCGAACTGGGTTGGGAATTCCCCCCACTAAAAGTGGATGTGAACGAGTTGCAGGGTTTAAGCCTGTTTTCGATTGAAGAACTGGATGTGCAAACACGCATGACAACCGAATGGCTGATTGCGGTGAACGAAAAGCCCTTTGCGGAAAAGATCCTGAACATCGCCGTGGATGATCTTAAAAAACGTAATGTCACTGCTGAAAAGACCTGGCTTGCGGTATCTTCAGGCTATGCCCGCTCAGGCCTTTACCTGCCTTTGTTCTCGGCCATAGGGGCCTTGGAACCGCAGGTGAAGGATCGTCTTTTGAACGACCACCCGGATCTGCTGTTCCCTCAAGCCTACGGCGATATCATAGCTACAGCTTCAAAGAAAAGTGGCGTGCCGCAGGAATTTATTTTCTCGATCATCCGCCAAGAATCCGCATTCAATCCGGAAGCACGCAGTCCTGTCGACGCTTTCGGTTTGATGCAGCTTCTGCCAAGCGTAGCCAAGCAACTGGCGAAACAAAACGGCCTGCCTTATGGAGAAGCTCTTGATCTGTACAAGCCTGAAATCAACGTCCCGCTGGGCGCTTTTGAATTAAAAAACCTTATGCGCAAATATAAGGATCAGTACATTCTGGCAGTGTCCGGCTACAACGCCAATGACAGTGCGATCCGCGGCTGGCTAAAAACCCGCTACCGTGATGATTCTGTCGAATTTATTGAAGAGGTCCCGTACGAAGAGACAAGGTCTTATATCAAACTGACGATGCGAAATTACGTCTTCTATCAAAGACTGCTTCATCAGGACAAAGGCTCGCTGTTCCCGGAAGAACTGCTGAAGCTTTCCAAATAG
- the htpX gene encoding protease HtpX: MAFLKRIGLFVLTNVLVIVTIGIVWSIVSRFLGMAGLNSYIPFLMAFCAVWGMGGAFISLLMSKWMAKMFHGVKIIDANNPNPELRNLVNKVHEFARRAQLPKMPEVGIYESVDINAFATGPSKKNSLVAVSTGLLQRMNEKEIDGVLAHEVAHIANGDMVTMTLIQGIVNAFAMFFSRILAGLVAANVDEKYREIVRFAVTILGDIAFTMLGSIVVNYYSRKREFRADAGGAKYSSRDSMVAALQKLRSVYDLPIPPEEGQTATLMISNRDKGGIAKLFMTHPPLEVRIEALQRGRF, translated from the coding sequence ATGGCATTTTTGAAACGTATTGGTCTATTTGTTCTAACGAACGTCCTTGTGATCGTCACGATCGGGATTGTTTGGTCTATCGTCAGCCGCTTCCTGGGTATGGCGGGATTGAATTCCTATATTCCGTTCCTGATGGCTTTCTGTGCCGTTTGGGGTATGGGTGGCGCGTTCATTTCTTTGCTGATGTCCAAGTGGATGGCGAAGATGTTCCATGGCGTGAAAATCATCGACGCCAACAATCCAAATCCGGAACTTCGCAATCTGGTTAACAAGGTTCATGAGTTCGCAAGACGCGCTCAACTCCCTAAAATGCCAGAGGTTGGTATCTACGAATCCGTGGACATCAACGCTTTTGCGACAGGTCCTTCCAAAAAGAACTCTTTGGTTGCGGTTTCCACAGGCCTTCTGCAAAGAATGAATGAAAAAGAAATCGACGGCGTTCTGGCCCACGAAGTGGCCCACATCGCCAACGGTGACATGGTGACCATGACTCTGATCCAGGGTATCGTGAATGCCTTTGCGATGTTCTTCTCCCGTATCCTGGCGGGCCTTGTGGCTGCCAACGTGGATGAGAAGTACCGCGAGATCGTTCGTTTTGCCGTGACGATCCTGGGTGATATTGCCTTCACTATGCTGGGCTCCATCGTGGTGAATTACTACTCTCGCAAACGTGAGTTCCGTGCGGATGCCGGGGGCGCGAAGTATTCTTCCCGCGACAGCATGGTTGCAGCTTTGCAAAAACTGCGTTCTGTGTATGATCTGCCAATTCCACCGGAAGAAGGTCAGACTGCCACTTTGATGATTTCCAACCGCGACAAAGGTGGAATCGCCAAATTGTTCATGACTCACCCTCCGCTGGAAGTTCGTATCGAAGCTCTTCAGCGCGGTCGCTTCTAA
- the clpA gene encoding ATP-dependent Clp protease ATP-binding subunit ClpA — protein sequence MMSRELERKLAEATELAKRNRHEFVTLEHILLILSESPVMVEILEACAVNVQKLKQDLRDHLKVGIPQITDEQLGSYGGFESWTPEFTLACHRLIQRAAIQMKSAGRNQISEGSLLVSLFYEQDSHAAFALARQGLTQFDIINFISHGITKDGKDHEIPPASAPRSGEYQAEGMDETRGSPLESFCVNLNERAKQGKLDPLIGREDVIERTIQVLCRRTKNNPLLIGEPGVGKTAIAEGLAQKIVQNQVPEKLKNAVIYSLDLGGLLAGTKFRGDFEGRLKAVVKEIEKHPNAILFIDEIHTIVGAGATSGGSMDASNLLKPALASGDISCIGSTTHTEYRQYFEKDRALNRRFQKIDIHEPSKEDCVKILKGLRKSYEEFHQVSYSDEAIQASVELSQKHIHGKLLPDKAIDVLDEAGAYFRLKYENAEDIKIGVPEIEEVIAKMTGLPVASISSSEKTQLRDLDKKLKALIFGQDEAIDRLVANIKYARSGLGRPNKPIGSFLFTGPTGVGKTEVCRQLATIMGVHFERFDMSEYMEKHAVARMVGAPPGYVGYEEGGLLTEAVNKHPYCVLLLDEIEKAHPDITNILLQVMDAGRLTDSNGRVADFKNVVLVMTSNAGALETSRGTIGLIDENRGSLSMDAIKKAFAPEFINRLDAVVAFRDLSEDMVIRITQKFVDELKMTLLEKKVELNVSQDVIKWLMKKGYDKVYGARPLARCVDENLKKALVDELLFGRLVDGGRVSVELEKDLLKFHFSTTPTGGSGQKNQKQPVTT from the coding sequence ATGATGAGCCGAGAACTTGAGCGCAAGCTCGCCGAAGCCACTGAACTCGCCAAACGCAACCGACACGAATTTGTGACTCTGGAACATATACTTCTGATTCTGTCCGAATCCCCGGTCATGGTGGAAATCCTGGAAGCCTGCGCAGTCAATGTGCAGAAACTAAAACAGGATTTACGAGATCACCTGAAGGTCGGCATCCCGCAAATCACCGATGAACAATTGGGATCCTATGGAGGTTTTGAATCCTGGACCCCTGAGTTCACCCTCGCCTGCCACCGACTGATTCAGCGTGCGGCTATCCAAATGAAAAGCGCCGGACGCAATCAGATCTCTGAAGGCAGCCTGCTGGTGTCTTTGTTCTATGAACAAGATTCCCACGCAGCCTTCGCTCTGGCCAGACAGGGCCTGACCCAGTTTGACATCATCAACTTTATCTCGCACGGGATCACCAAAGACGGCAAAGATCACGAGATCCCACCGGCTTCGGCTCCACGTTCAGGCGAATATCAGGCCGAGGGCATGGATGAAACCCGTGGCTCCCCGCTTGAAAGTTTCTGCGTGAACCTGAACGAACGCGCCAAACAAGGAAAGTTAGATCCTTTGATTGGCCGTGAAGACGTCATTGAAAGAACCATTCAGGTCCTTTGCCGTCGCACGAAAAACAATCCGCTTTTGATCGGCGAACCCGGTGTGGGCAAAACCGCGATCGCGGAAGGTTTGGCGCAAAAAATCGTGCAAAACCAGGTTCCTGAAAAGCTGAAAAATGCCGTTATTTACTCTTTGGATCTGGGCGGCCTGCTTGCGGGAACCAAATTCCGCGGTGACTTTGAAGGACGCCTGAAAGCCGTCGTGAAAGAAATCGAAAAACACCCCAACGCCATCTTGTTCATCGACGAAATCCACACCATCGTGGGTGCCGGCGCGACCAGTGGCGGTTCGATGGATGCTTCCAATCTATTGAAGCCCGCTTTAGCCAGTGGGGATATCAGCTGCATTGGCTCCACCACCCACACGGAATACCGCCAGTACTTTGAAAAGGACCGTGCGCTGAACCGTCGCTTCCAAAAAATCGACATTCACGAACCGTCTAAAGAAGACTGCGTGAAAATCCTGAAAGGCCTGCGCAAATCCTATGAAGAATTCCATCAGGTTTCTTATTCGGATGAAGCCATTCAGGCCTCTGTGGAACTTTCCCAGAAACATATTCACGGAAAACTGCTTCCAGATAAAGCCATCGACGTTTTGGACGAAGCTGGGGCGTACTTCCGCCTGAAATACGAAAATGCGGAAGACATCAAAATCGGCGTCCCTGAAATCGAAGAAGTCATTGCCAAAATGACCGGTCTTCCGGTGGCAAGCATTTCTTCCAGTGAAAAAACGCAGTTGCGTGATCTGGATAAAAAACTAAAAGCCCTTATCTTTGGTCAGGACGAAGCCATTGACCGCCTGGTCGCGAACATCAAGTACGCGCGCAGCGGCCTGGGTCGTCCGAACAAGCCGATCGGAAGCTTCCTGTTCACAGGCCCTACGGGTGTCGGTAAAACCGAAGTCTGTCGACAGCTGGCGACGATCATGGGTGTTCACTTTGAACGCTTTGACATGAGCGAATACATGGAAAAACACGCCGTCGCCCGTATGGTCGGCGCGCCTCCGGGATACGTGGGTTATGAAGAAGGTGGTTTGTTGACGGAAGCCGTGAACAAGCATCCTTACTGCGTTCTGTTGCTGGACGAAATCGAAAAAGCGCATCCGGACATCACCAACATTTTGTTGCAAGTGATGGATGCGGGTCGTTTGACCGACAGCAATGGTCGCGTGGCTGATTTCAAAAACGTGGTATTGGTGATGACTTCCAACGCCGGCGCGCTTGAAACTTCCCGTGGCACGATTGGGTTGATCGATGAAAACCGCGGGTCTTTGTCGATGGATGCGATCAAAAAAGCGTTTGCACCAGAATTCATCAACCGTTTGGATGCCGTGGTGGCCTTCCGCGATCTGTCTGAAGATATGGTCATCCGTATCACTCAGAAATTTGTGGACGAACTGAAGATGACTTTGCTTGAGAAAAAAGTGGAACTGAACGTTTCTCAAGATGTCATTAAGTGGCTAATGAAAAAGGGCTATGACAAGGTTTACGGAGCGCGTCCTTTGGCTCGTTGCGTGGACGAAAATCTGAAGAAAGCCTTGGTGGACGAACTTCTTTTCGGCCGTCTTGTTGACGGTGGACGCGTAAGTGTTGAACTAGAAAAGGATTTGCTCAAGTTCCATTTTAGCACCACCCCTACTGGCGGCAGCGGTCAAAAAAATCAAAAACAACCTGTCACAACGTGA
- the clpS gene encoding ATP-dependent Clp protease adapter ClpS has product MGNNKKDSNSNYPFASPEGEAGVQLVPKLDTPKMYKVILLNDDYTPMDFVVLVLRRFFAKTEEQATEIMLDVHKKGAGVAGVFSLEIAEMKVMQVNQFAQLNQYPLKSTLEEEA; this is encoded by the coding sequence ATGGGTAACAATAAAAAAGACAGCAACAGCAACTATCCTTTTGCATCTCCCGAGGGGGAAGCGGGCGTCCAGCTTGTCCCAAAACTGGACACTCCGAAGATGTATAAGGTGATCCTACTTAACGATGACTATACGCCCATGGACTTTGTCGTCCTTGTATTGCGTCGCTTTTTTGCGAAAACAGAAGAGCAAGCCACTGAAATAATGTTAGATGTTCATAAGAAGGGTGCAGGTGTCGCAGGGGTCTTCAGCCTTGAGATTGCCGAGATGAAGGTGATGCAGGTCAACCAATTCGCGCAACTCAATCAGTACCCCCTAAAGAGCACACTGGAGGAGGAAGCATGA
- a CDS encoding type IV pilin protein has product MFSVKRKSQSGFSLVELMVVVAIIGILASIAIPSINKYMAKARQSEAKTNLSSIYTAEKAFFTEYNTYDGRFAAVGYTPEGKLRYNVGFAGVGVTAGAGDGYATAPSNLSFDARGYCGTTAGTFQNGCTLLNGASGGLPVALAAAHCTAVAGVTPAGCATAKTTFQAGAVAIIQGTATDAWAIDQAKNLRNTVNGIN; this is encoded by the coding sequence ATGTTTTCAGTTAAAAGAAAATCTCAAAGCGGTTTCTCGCTTGTAGAGTTGATGGTCGTTGTTGCGATCATTGGTATCCTGGCATCTATCGCCATTCCGTCTATCAACAAGTACATGGCGAAAGCTCGTCAGTCTGAGGCGAAGACAAACTTGTCTTCTATCTACACTGCGGAGAAAGCTTTCTTCACAGAGTACAATACATATGACGGTCGTTTTGCTGCCGTTGGTTACACACCAGAAGGTAAACTGAGATACAATGTTGGTTTTGCTGGTGTGGGTGTTACTGCTGGTGCTGGTGATGGTTATGCGACTGCTCCATCCAACTTGTCATTTGATGCTCGTGGTTACTGCGGTACTACAGCAGGTACATTCCAGAATGGTTGTACTCTGTTGAATGGTGCTTCTGGTGGTTTGCCAGTTGCTCTTGCAGCAGCACACTGTACAGCGGTAGCGGGTGTAACACCTGCTGGTTGTGCAACAGCTAAAACTACTTTCCAGGCTGGTGCCGTAGCAATTATTCAAGGTACTGCAACTGATGCTTGGGCTATCGATCAGGCGAAAAACTTGAGAAATACCGTAAACGGTATCAACTAA
- a CDS encoding RHS repeat domain-containing protein, with protein sequence MRAVFVLAVLTNIFCVRNVSAQTCEETRAVTLKGTIDSCGPNKCDYFQYETICWSYRTTLKSISAGGLTGVEGICGQTVVQDKFYPDSPPWHSSDYSEASWGIVYDCEKMIVNPPASGGGAGGGSGGPPGGCPIDGSIVYAEDGTLTEEVGVVGGMSLAYHSGFQAGKNGDFELEVVLSGASVRDHITSFSLETRRSGVLVDTASFLNNVVNQSYTYIWDGLDTLGSEKALSAEFEVKLTENSPTGSFTSIIQKTLGHLDAKGYGLGGWLPKQLKVYDAATKRLYNAMGGYVNVEAKPYGTSGNVMVADGDGHEVYIFDGSGRHLSTKTSLTGSNKYTFTYDLQKRLTEISEPFGRVIAFNRNSSGDLLSITAPNGQITSIALDVNGYVSSFANPGGEVFSVTYFGTKGLLHTFQKPNGEVSTFEYSSKGVVTKDTHSGGYFFELVRNLNSSYSFDVNVVSAEGRVAQIISSLSEDGAVNRTSTAPSGVVQTSSYSQSSGAYYRNDIYHGVNHSISSIDDQRFGNMVRFPQSVSTVFNGGSSRTLEQSQNVTLSDPNDPFSILTWQECS encoded by the coding sequence ATGAGAGCTGTTTTTGTTTTAGCTGTTTTAACTAATATCTTTTGTGTGCGGAACGTAAGTGCGCAAACTTGTGAAGAAACTAGGGCAGTCACGTTGAAGGGCACGATCGATTCCTGTGGTCCAAACAAATGTGATTACTTCCAGTATGAAACGATATGTTGGTCCTATCGAACAACTCTCAAGTCAATCAGCGCCGGCGGACTAACAGGTGTGGAAGGTATATGCGGACAGACTGTCGTCCAAGATAAGTTTTATCCAGATTCACCACCGTGGCACTCGAGTGACTATTCAGAGGCTTCGTGGGGGATCGTTTATGATTGTGAGAAAATGATAGTAAATCCTCCAGCATCTGGTGGCGGGGCGGGCGGGGGGAGTGGTGGCCCGCCAGGAGGTTGTCCGATTGATGGTTCGATCGTATATGCTGAGGATGGAACTCTTACAGAAGAGGTTGGCGTAGTTGGGGGCATGTCCCTAGCTTATCATTCGGGTTTTCAAGCTGGCAAAAACGGTGATTTTGAGCTTGAAGTAGTGCTCTCTGGTGCAAGTGTACGGGACCACATTACGTCTTTTTCTCTTGAAACAAGAAGAAGTGGTGTTTTGGTCGATACGGCATCATTTTTGAACAATGTGGTCAATCAAAGTTATACATATATCTGGGATGGGTTAGATACGCTTGGTTCAGAGAAGGCACTGTCAGCAGAGTTTGAGGTTAAATTAACGGAAAACTCTCCGACCGGAAGTTTTACGTCAATAATTCAGAAAACACTGGGGCACTTGGATGCAAAGGGCTATGGGTTGGGAGGGTGGTTACCAAAACAGTTGAAGGTTTATGATGCTGCTACGAAACGTTTGTATAATGCGATGGGTGGTTATGTAAATGTTGAAGCAAAGCCTTATGGAACCTCTGGCAATGTAATGGTTGCAGATGGCGACGGGCATGAGGTGTATATTTTTGATGGTAGCGGGAGACATTTATCGACGAAAACATCTCTTACGGGGTCGAATAAATATACTTTTACCTATGATCTTCAAAAACGCCTTACGGAAATTTCTGAACCCTTTGGGAGAGTTATTGCTTTCAATAGGAACTCTTCCGGTGATCTCCTGTCTATTACGGCACCTAACGGACAGATTACTAGCATTGCTCTTGATGTAAATGGGTATGTGTCTTCTTTCGCGAATCCTGGAGGTGAAGTCTTTTCAGTTACCTACTTCGGTACAAAAGGTTTGCTTCATACATTCCAGAAACCTAATGGGGAGGTGAGTACATTTGAGTATTCCAGTAAAGGGGTAGTGACCAAAGATACCCACTCTGGTGGATACTTCTTCGAATTGGTGAGGAACTTAAATTCAAGCTACTCTTTCGACGTTAACGTAGTGTCAGCCGAGGGACGTGTCGCCCAGATTATTTCTTCATTATCGGAAGATGGAGCTGTGAACAGAACATCAACAGCCCCAAGTGGGGTCGTACAGACTTCTTCTTATAGCCAATCAAGTGGTGCCTACTATCGTAATGATATTTATCATGGAGTTAACCATTCTATTAGCTCAATCGACGATCAGCGATTTGGGAATATGGTTAGATTCCCGCAAAGTGTATCCACAGTATTCAATGGGGGGAGCTCGAGGACTTTAGAGCAAAGTCAAAATGTTACCCTGTCTGATCCGAATGATCCTTTTTCTATTCTCACCTGGCAGGAATGTTCCTGA
- a CDS encoding transposase produces the protein METTSNRRKVFTQEKKQLIIKEHNSQGISIPVLARKYGVHAITLYSWKRQMNHKKDESPISAEYIQKLIEENDKLKAENQNLKAKVGDLTIKNDILKDGLEIVQKKAILKALQPPKKSKRLIGMK, from the coding sequence ATGGAAACAACGTCTAACAGACGGAAAGTATTTACACAGGAAAAGAAGCAATTAATCATCAAAGAGCACAATTCCCAGGGAATTTCTATCCCAGTGCTTGCCAGGAAATACGGGGTTCATGCTATCACTCTTTATAGTTGGAAGAGGCAAATGAACCACAAAAAAGACGAATCCCCAATCAGTGCGGAATACATTCAAAAGTTGATCGAAGAAAACGACAAACTCAAGGCTGAGAATCAGAATCTCAAAGCTAAAGTTGGCGATTTGACGATCAAGAATGACATCTTAAAAGATGGCCTGGAGATCGTTCAAAAAAAAGCGATATTAAAAGCACTTCAACCGCCAAAGAAGTCAAAGCGCTTAATCGGTATGAAGTAA